The window ACCAAGGCATCTTGAAAGAGGCCCAATTCTCTCTTTATAGATTTCTCGACATACCCTGTTGCAACAATGTACGAACAGTTCCTTGGTGTTGGCGCCTATATGTGTTTCCATCTCCATTGCTATCTCAGTATTCATCCAAGTAAGTATACAGCATATCGTCTTTCTTTGACTTGCGCCGACTGAGCAAGGCTTTGAGGAGACGTTTACTTTTGCTAGGGTTTTGTTCATTCTCTTTTGGGCTGTCCCTCTCAGCTGGGAGACATAGTGAAGCCGATTTCCTTGGTTCGGAAGGGTACtacaaacagaaaagaaaaaacttttcaaTTCAGAATATAAACATGAAGTCAATGCCCAAATATTGCAGTATCATaatctgaaaagaaatgaaaactaTGAAATGTGGACATGCATTAGAACAAAAGCAACATGTTTCATTGGCATATTCAGTTCAGTTTTTTTATCGTTGTTACTCTGCTATTGTACGAGCAGGAAGCACTAAGCATTCTTCTCTCGACCAACATTACCCGTTGTCTTGCATTATTAGAGCTTGGAGTAGTCGCCCGGCTTCGGATAGGAGTGGTTGGCCTACTTGAGAGAGAACCAGAACGTAAGAGTGGAAATGCAGACCGGAGGGGTGAGACTGTCCGCTTCTCTGATTTACAAATTAGCATTCATCAGTAAAACATTCCTAGCAAGGGACTTTCAGGCCTTtctagcccaaaaaaaaaaaagggggacgTCCAAACAAAAACATTAAATAACACATTCGCAAGGTTTGACACTGGGAAATATAGTTTCCGTGGGAGTAGACGTGTAGTAAATAAACAAATGATCTTTAGGAGTCTAATATATAGACACTACACCTGTGAAGGTAAAGGTTCCAGGTTGTGTAGGAGCTCGTGGAGAAGGTGATGGAGAACGCCCTTTTCTGTACAGAGAATCTagtaaattaaataataatcttGGTGAAATTAGGAATGGATGAGTGATCAAAGACTTAGTTCATAAATTAAACGTGTAGCATTTACCTTACCAACAATGATGGGGTTTCTCGAATTGTCGCTCGAACAGCTTTAACAAAACAATCAAATTATAAGACAATCAAATTCGACAAAGATCTTGTAAACAGCACAAAAGAAATGTCCAATAGAACCAGGATACAATATAAAATACCGTTCTTAAAATGATGCCTCTCATCTTCATTATCTAGGTTGCATCCTTGATATTTTGATGCTGCACAGCTAGAACCCCTGATTGTCTCACCAACTGAACATAAGATACAAAAACGAAACCAGAAAATTCACCCAGCTTTGTCTCAGTAATATGgcaaaagaaatgaatattttcttctttattcatgtctctccccccccccccccccccccctttgtaaCATTTAGCAAAGGGAAGAGAATATTTGCCTGGTAGGATGTACCGCTTATGATACTTGGGAGTTGTGATGACCAGTGATTGTTGGGTTAGTCCTTCATGATCAATGTATGTTTGGCATGTCCGTAGTCTCTAAGATTCCCAGGAAAAAAGGAGTAAGAAAGAATcccagaaagaggaaaagaatatTTCAGTACTCAGTGCTATTGCCATTGTGTTTGTTCAACAGTGTGTTAAGAGTAACCAATTTGTTTGAGTATTTAAGCTCCCTGATGTGCAATATTCTATAAATAATGAAAGTTAAAGGTACTGGAGCATTCTTTTGATAACCTACAAAACTTTCTGAACTCTCAATTCGTGGTCTTACTAGAAAGAGATTCAAGTTGAAATTTCAATTAAAAAGAGTGCACTGAATTAAATTACAGGCAGGACAGAATTTTCCATCATCCCATAATGATCATTTAGTAAATCATCCGCAATCCATCAAATTATATTACATTACATAAACACAATAATACAAGTTTCGTACGAATATCTCCTGGATATCTCTGCTAGGTTAACTTCTCTAATTATGCGACACCTCACTCAGTTCCATGTCCCTGACTTAATCAACTGTAGTTTCAACCATCAAATTAAAATTTCCTGAtacaaaaaccccaaaaaaagacATCCTTATTTTGCATATGAGAGAGAGCTGAAATTTACCATATGAATAGAGGGTGACGGGCCAACACATAAGCCCTTTTGGGCTACCAACTAATCTGCTACTCGTATTTTTTCTCCCCCTAATTTTATGATTGACATATAAGAATGCCTTCACAGTGGTAGCCTTCTGTAATCAACTCATGACAAGGCTAAACGAATTAAAAACTGTGGCAGGCAAGTGTTAATAAGCCCAACAAAATTGACCTAATCTACTAGCACCATAGCACAAGGGCAAGAGAGGTATGCACATACTTCACaatgtatgagagagagaacgGAGGCATATATTGCACAAGGTCAAGGTGGGATTTGATCCCAGGTTGTAGCAACTATAATCCCAAGACATTACCAAGACAGCTGGCACCTTCAATATTTCCAATAAATTAGCTCTCTTGTAGAAAGGTTTGTGTTCATTTCTATAGCTATAGCAAAGCTCTGCTTTGGGATCACAAgggggtagctcagttggcaaagaccaacacctcacaattaagaggtcatgaggtCAACTCTACTTGGGtcctacctatccaaaaaacAAACTCTGCTTTGGGAGAGCAAACCGGCCATTTCAATGCTTCTCTCCCAGTCACTTCTAGCGAAACTAAAGATTATCCATTAGAGAACTGAAGATTttcattcttcaatttcttAGTTGAGATCAAAGTTCAACAATATCAGATGATTTCATGCTTAACTCTCAAGTCTCAGACTCTCAATGGACATTTACCTTGAAACCTATTCAAGCTTTATCAAATATTTTGCACTGCTGGATTTTTGTCAGAGGTTTTAAGAGATTTCCTTCTTCAGTTGGTGGATACAGAAAGTTAATAGCTCGATAAGAGTTCTAAGAAATAGTCCTATTGCAAATATTTCATTCTTTAGATCTAACTGGTTGGGATTTCTTTCACTATAACTTctccaaaacaaaaatccaagATACAGTTGTATAAACTGATAAAGAAGAATATCCAGGCTAGAAGTACCTGTTCAATGCAAGAGACCCGAAGCTCAGTTCCCAAAACTTCATCAACTTTTTCATCCAAGAAACCATTAACCTTAAATGTCACAGAACCCAAATGGTCTACTGTATTAACTAGAGCTTTTATAGCATAATCTTTCAAAGTATCCACCACCCTTCAAGCATAAGAAAATGAGGAATCAGAAAAGTaaataagagaaacaaaacTTTCATCCTCAAACTGCATAGAAGTATTTGATCCAGTAAAAGTAAATCAGAGAAAACTTACATCTGTTTCTGGTCATCATTGGTATAGGACAATTCGAAGTACTCTGCTGCAGAATATAACTGTGTCCTTAGATTCTTCAAATCCTGAAAatccaataagaaaaaaaaaaaggtgttttGGGAGGAGGGGTAGTTGATGAATTAAGAACTAATTCCAGTAATACAGAACACCATCACATAAATCCTGGAATTTCAGAATATCAGAAAACGCTTCTGGATCATCAAAATGATAAGCAAAAACATTTTTAAACCCATCCTGACCactgagaaaggaaaaaaaaaaaaaagtacactGCATATGGAACCAACAAACGGGATCTTCAACCAACCAACCCAATCATGTCCCTGGAGAAGCAAAATTAAACAAAGACCATGTACGACTGAACTGAAGACATTAATGACGCACCAAAACTCCATTACTAATGCTAAACTGTAATACTATATGTTACTAATCTAGGATTACTATCTTCTCATGCTCATTCCAGAGAGAAAGATTAATCTCATTATGTTTCCATTAAACCACAGAGAACCAATTCCATTCGGAAACCAAAACACCCACAAGAGAAAACGCGAAGAGATTGGAGAGTACCTTGAGATTGTCCGAGAATACCAAGCTTTGTTCCATAGACAGCTCATCGTAAGTGGAAACTTCTTGAGGaacagagattgaagaagatgacGGCATTTTCTTCCGcgaggggggaggaggggaaaTGACCTGTGCAGCCTGCAACAAGAACCAGAACCCGTTTGCCGTTCAAAACCAATTCTCCTTTGCTACCCAGTAACTAAATCATAAAGGGCTAAACGAAAAGCCAAAATTATTTCATACTGAGCTGTTCCAATGCTCAAAGGTCCGACTCAGTGCATACTCAAAATACGGGAAGTAATTAATTAGGATAGGAAGAAAATTAGTAATTGGAAGCACATCTCCGTTCCTCCCTAGCAACTAGAATCCAAATATCCTATTCCACATTCGAAGCAAACCAAAAGAAACCAACAGAAGGACGAGAAGAAGCGCTTCATTCTGAAACCATTCTAAGGAACCCACTAATCTGCTATGCTATCtctccatcttccccaaaaccaAGAACGAataaagagaagatgaagaaatcaaGCTGAAGAAGAGGCGAGTTAGAAAGAGAAGGAACAGGGAAGGAAGACTAACCGGATTTTCCGCCTCCAACGGCTGAGACCCAAAACCTACTCCCCATTCAAATCATCTCTTTTCTTAAAAGAAGAAACACTCAGCAGAGTAGGGAACAAAGCATCCATTGGGTGGAGAAGATTTGACCGATAAATTTTTTTGACCGAAGTGTGTAAGGACAAAGAAAAGACgataaagagagaaaaggtgtgatttttatcttcttcttctacttcttctctgGTAATTGGTTAGGGGTGTGTGAGAGGTAATAATAAAGGATAAGTCCTTAAACCCAACTTAAAAAAGTGTTTCTGGTCATTTGAAAGTagtgaaggagagagaagaaggagaagaagggatgAGCCCCTTTACGGCTTTAAGGCTTTACCTTCCAAAATCCACATGAACAAGAGAGACGTCGGTAGCCAGGGTCAGTTCAGTCAGGTGGAGCAGGAGCACTACTAGTAGCCCTCTCTTTAATCTGGACTCTGAACTACAGAAGCCGCTTTGAGTTGCAGCAGAACTAAAGGACCAAAGGTGCAGACCCCACCCCACACCTTCTCTCCAACCTCATCATTATCATTGCCCTGGGTCCCTGGGTCCCTCCCAATACATGAATACATCTAGATCCACCAAACTTTGTTCCCTTCACTCATCTCTCTCATATTAAGACTTAGATTTTGTTATTAcactcccatttcccaaaccctgTAAGAATAAAGAGGGaatggtgagggagaggttttTTCCACTATGAAGGAAAGCTTCTGAGAAGTAATTATAGGATTGGAATGGTCTCATCATCAATTCAAGAAGTGTTTGTGTGTCATTGCAGTCTAGCACTCAGGTCTGTGAATGAGTTGAGGTTGGTAGGTAGGATTCATTTCAACATTTTAAGCATTCTGACTGTTCATCCTAAAGTCCCAACAACCaattcaatattttttatttagcgCTGGGCCATGGTCTCATGGTATGCCCACAAAACTCCAAGCcaaatttcaaactttcaaACTCAGACATTATAGAGAAAGGGACACATCTTCATCCAAAAGCATACTTCTTCACAAACAATTAATATTGATCCACAATCaactacctctctctctctctttctctctttctctctgttcttcttcctgattttcttcctcttttgaagaagataaggagatgaATTCACCCTCTCACAGTAAGTACATAAAGGGGAAGACTCATGATGATCGATAATACTACGTACCACTGTAAATGAAACCCATCTGTGAAAACTTATGAACCCTCACAATAATTAATGCCATCTACCACTAGCATTTCGTTCGATCGATCGTAGTGCTGGCCATGAAGGCGTTGAGGCATTGTTTCAATCATGGTTGTTGCTCATGAAGGTGTATAGTTAAGGACACTAATGAGTTTGATAGGGGAGAGTGCAGACATCTTCTGAAATGAAAGGTCTCGAGAGATCGCTATGTGGATCAGGATCCTCTGTAGTACCAATGGGATGGCGGTGCATATCCTGACGGTACACCAGACCAGGTGACAAACATGACACACATGGAAGAGTAATGAGGGAATTGTTATTATTGGATATTAATCCCAAATATCCTAGAATCATCCCCTTCAAAAACATTCGTGATTGAGATCAATCACAACTGCCGATTCCGATTTGAATCGAGcaattcaatttcaattttgaaaccataatgcCCAAGAATTACCATCATCTGGAACCACTCCCAAGAAACAACTTGGAGAAACCAACAAGGCAAAACGGTTAAAAAGGAAACACATCATTGTTCAAAGGGTACTTAATTATTATAAGAACCTTGTTAAGAAACTTAAAGCCCTCACTTCCTAGCCGTCAAGTAATATAATTTAAGGGAGAAGATCGATGTCAGGCTGTTTTGTGGGGTCAATGAGAATGCACACAAGGGCATCAAGTCAATGAGGTGAGATATTTTCAATTCGAGAGAGGGGATGGGGTAGCCATTTCATGCAATCCTGTATTTAGGCGCGCAGACGATACACAGTTTGGTAGGGGCCTTTTTCCTTAAAATTGAAGATAGAAGATGAATAAGATTCGTCCTAGTAGCATGGAAGGGGGGATGAGAATTGTCAAAATCAATTTATTCCAATTTCCATTCATCATTTTTGGTCTCTTCGAACTGATTGATCGATGTGTACTAGGACTAGATTTTAGTGTTCATGTTGATCCCATGGCCTATTCTACTTACTTGAATCATGCTAATaatatgtttaccaaaaaaaacaaatcatgcTAATTATCACGTACTGatgatatcgatatgtattggtTGATACGATCAATATACCATGATCCACGAAGATTAGGGTTATTGAAAATCAGATTCGGAATTTGGATTGGTCAATGCTGATCTTCATTCAAATCGAATTGGttttaaaaaccctagaattgtcCCCAAAGAATTGAGAACCCAATGATCTGaatactcaaaaaaaaaattggaccgaaattttgaaaaacaataTCAATCATCGCATTTTCAACTCAATTCCGAGTTTTCAATGCTGCGATTTTTGAATTGGACTCCCCACCCAATGAGtgcccagtgaggcatccaatggcGGGACTGTTCTACATGTGTCAAGATGCGCATCGGGGTAACGCCAGACACTCATCCCGGCACGCTGCAAGCAGCCAGCCTTCGACTGTGCACTCACCTCTGCACACCGGACGAGGTGGTCGCAGGAAAGAGAGCCAAATTCGTGACTTATGGATACGTTGCGTCCATTCGTACGCAAGGGTAGGAGGATCAGAGGCAGAAGACATCAGAGGACCACGGTGGGGGAGTGGGGATGGGATGGAATGATAATAGCGGGATTCTCGCCGGGGAAAAAGAAGAGCAAA is drawn from Telopea speciosissima isolate NSW1024214 ecotype Mountain lineage chromosome 1, Tspe_v1, whole genome shotgun sequence and contains these coding sequences:
- the LOC122645062 gene encoding protein ABIL3-like, with the translated sequence MPSSSSISVPQEVSTYDELSMEQSLVFSDNLKDLKNLRTQLYSAAEYFELSYTNDDQKQMVVDTLKDYAIKALVNTVDHLGSVTFKVNGFLDEKVDEVLGTELRVSCIEQRLRTCQTYIDHEGLTQQSLVITTPKYHKRYILPVGETIRGSSCAASKYQGCNLDNEDERHHFKNAVRATIRETPSLLVRKGRSPSPSPRAPTQPGTFTFTEKRTVSPLRSAFPLLRSGSLSSRPTTPIRSRATTPSSNNARQRYPSEPRKSASLCLPAERDSPKENEQNPSKSKRLLKALLSRRKSKKDDMLYTYLDEY